Proteins encoded together in one Acipenser ruthenus chromosome 22, fAciRut3.2 maternal haplotype, whole genome shotgun sequence window:
- the LOC117973627 gene encoding nucleolar protein 16-like, producing MPKAKGANKRKKFNYSTNRRKLKTKAIKAAAPRIECAQLRNAWNEKKSVSQNLAEMGLAFDPNKALPVLRKKVAPMEIDPSEASGALVKKPYVVNALVAEASLPEKDTHSISRDMIEYVQYMIKHHRDNYKEMAKDEKNYYQDTPKQIRRKVELYKRYHPQECEAFMQSLNQKKMDLS from the exons ATGCCGAAAGCAAAAGGAGCAAACAAGAGGAAGAAGTTCAATTACAGCACAAACAGGAGGAAGTTAAAAACAAAAGCGATAAAAGCCGCGGCGCCGAGGATTGAGTG TGCCCAGCTCAGGAATGCGTGGAATGAGAAGAAGTCCGTGTCTCAGAACCTGGCAGAAATGGGCCTGGCGTTTGACCCGAACAAGGCGCTCCCCGTCCTCAGGAAAAAG GTGGCACCAATGGAGATCGATCCCTCGGAGGCGAGTGGAGCGCTGGTGAAGAAACCTTACGTTGTGAATG CCCTGGTCGCGGAGGCCAGTCTCCCAGAGAAGGACACACACTCGATCTCCAGAGACATGATTGAGTACGTGCAGTACATGATCAAGCATCACAGAGACAATTACAAG GAAATGGCAAAGGACGAGAAGAATTACTACCAGGACACACCCAAACAGATCCGGAGGAAAGTGGAGCTGTACAAACGCTACCACCCCCAGGAGTGCGAGGCATTCATGCAGTCTCTGAACCAAAAGAAAATGGACCTGTCCTAG
- the LOC117431507 gene encoding ADP-ribosylation factor-like protein 9: MVLLRQFTLAISAAVAALGSLLFIGWNYFYRRRLPVCESGPRRPAARQVCRERQVLVLGLDGAGKSSVLRCLSGAGVSRGSGPTWGFNTVCVNIPGCQLHFLEIGGSVNLRTYWTQYLQSAHVLVYVVDSADKERLPLAKAELHRLMAADSQLPLVVLGNKQDRRAALRAPELQEALSLDAVGDERKCFLLAVQLDWDGVELPHSLRELQELLLQLLSLR; this comes from the exons ATGGTCCTGCTCCGGCAATTCACCTTGGCCATCAGCGCCGCGGTGGCAGCCCTGGGCTCCCTGCTGTTCATCGGCTGGAACTACTTCTACAGGAGGCGGTTACCGGTATGCGAGTCGGGGCCCCGCCGCCCTGCAGCCAGACAG GTGTGTCGGGAGAGGCAGGTGCTGGTGTTGGGGCTGGATGGAGCTGGGAAGAGCAGTGTGCTGCGGTGCCTCTCTGGAGCAGGGGTGAGCCGAGGCTCTGGACCCACCTGGGGCTTCAATACGGTCTGTGTCAACATCCCGGGCTGCCAGCTGCATTTCCTGGAGA TCGGTGGCAGTGTGAACCTGCGCACGTACTGGACACAGTACCTACAGAGCGCGCACGTCCTGGTCTACGTGGTGGACTCCGCTGATAAAGAGCGCCTCCCTCTGGCCAAGGCGGAACTGCACCGACTCATGGCAGCGGACTCACAGCTGCCCCTGGTAGTGCTGGGGAACAAGCAG GATAGACGTGCAGCCCTCCGTGCCCCTGAGCTGCAGGAAGCCCTGTCCCTGGACGCTGTGGGGGATGAGAGGAAGTGCTTCCTGCTGGCTGTGCAGCTGGATTGGGACGGTGTGGAGCTCCCTCACAGCCTGAGGGAGctgcaggagctgctgctgcagctgctctcCCTGCGCTGA
- the LOC117412735 gene encoding protein KIBRA-like, producing MPREELPLPEGWEEAVDFDGKVYYIDHKNKATSWIDPRDRNTKPLSFADCIGDELPVGWEEAYDPQVGSYYVDHNTQCTQIEDPRVQWQREQESMLKDYLGVAQDSLVAQKQICQVKEQRLQLAQQEYRQLSEAWRDESASRTSLNSGSSSSSKYDPEILKAEIVTAKIRVNKLKRDLSCMRQELQYKEQGYETLKGIDEKMSGAPCGYRLDEAQAILNEVKTINKAIRSGEKEKHELMQTLARLKDGFQIDSGSQSDLWASSTSLANSKLSIPALCSDAGSQTDIAGDFVSVNNNKLAEKVRVSLKYEDAKRRIANIEVQIAKLDSEAWPGLMDPERDRLILINEKEELLKELQYTKPRQRAACDAARLQTERKRLEKDLQTARANQSKALTERLKLHSQRSKLVRELEETARLASSLHSQLKSLSASTLSCSSGSSRGSLSSSRGSLTTSSQGSSSSLSFTDLYLEQLEPSDCDYQYKLDFMLQEGTAGFRPSSSITTIHENEVIKTPNLDPSSQVQALRLSPRSSLSSLSPPCSPLVTDSHFLSGDAFLSQDGAGLSLEVQSRLPELRLENHETRGGYAGPVPPDQCSGQEPGVKQHAVPKEAGAQAKILGPVLRKAGVSSAVSDQSVAGDSGVCEPSEPRPSQPSDVFHGEEGGSQGTAQIQLGMQYDAKEKRFTLFLMQIRSAAALAVPPEEKVYVRAAVLPCSETTSCLFRSRPLFPCESLQFSEVFWVSVSHSALRQKTLRVDVCCTTPSHREDCLAGAQISLAEVSSLGERSTSWYNLLNYKDVKELRKQHTDTEGEDSVSDLLEETAAELEAVEKRADDPENTPTAEEEWHRQHLEAEFWEDGGCSDEEEEEEEEGREEEEESGTETAGREGEQELASEKVDKETNTDSIAKPASVVRPKERRGPIAQQNPFIRGSTIIRSKTFSPGAQSRYVCRINRSDSDSSTLKGAFVRNASERRSVRVKKPLLEAKALEGGLLRTSLDLELDLQASRTRESRLSQEVLVLRELKEQLEQAKARGHTELPEWVSEDERFRLLLRQAEKQTPGEHSQEQRVERMMKTAAKDVHRIRGQSHKGDLEVQSFREKMAFFTRAKINIPDLPVEDV from the exons ATGCCAAGGGAGGAGCTGCCATTGCCAGAGGGTTGGGAAGAGGCTGTGGATTTCGACGGGAAAGTTTATTACATAGACCACAAGAACAAAGCCACCAGCTGGATCGACCCGAGAGACAG GAACACCAAGCCTCTATCGTTTGCAGACTGCATCGGAGATGAATTGCCAGTGGGCTGGGAAGAAGCCTATGACCCACAAGTCGGGAGCTACTACGTGGACCACAATACTC AGTGCACTCAGATAGAGGACCCGCGGGTGCAATGGCAGAGGGAGCAGGAGAGCATGCTGAAGGACTACCTGGGCGTGGCTCAGGACTCCCTGGTGGCTCAGAAGCAGATCTGCCAGGTGAAGGAGCAGAGGCTGCAGCTCGCCCAGCAGGAGTACAGGCAACTCAGCGAGGCATGGAGGGACGAATCAGCCTCCCGGACCAGCT TAAATTCAGGATCCTCCTCCAGCAGTAAGTACGACCCTGAGATCCTCAAAGCTGAGATTGTGACGGCAAAAATCAGG GTTAATAAGCTTAAGAGAGATCTGTCCTGTATGCGTCAGGAGCTCCAGTATAAAGAGCAGGGCTATGAAACACTGAAAGG GATTGATGAGAAGATGTCCGGCGCTCCGTGTGGATATCGACTAGACGAAGCACAGGCCATTCTGAACGAGGTGAAAACTATCAACAAGGCTATCCGTTCAGGGGAGAAAGAGAAGCACGAACTCATGCAG ACCCTTGCCAGGCTCAAGGATGGATTCCAGATCGACTCTGGATCTCAGTCAGACCTCTGGGCCAGCAGTACTTCCCTAGCCAATTCCAAGCTGTCCATTCCTGCACTCTGCTCGGATGCGGGGTCACAGACTGACATTGCAGGAGAT TTTGTATCTGTCAATAACAATAAGCTGGCGGAGAAGGTCCGAGTAAGCCTGAAGTATGAAGATGCTAAGAGGAG GATAGCTAACATTGAGGTGCAGATAGCAAAGCTGGACAGCGAGGCCTGGCCTGGCTTAATGGACCCCGAGAGAGACCGGCTGATCTTAATAAACGAGAAAGAGGAGCTGCTGAAAGAGCTGCAGTACACCAAGCCTCGCCAGCGAGCTGCGTGTGACGCTGCGCGGCTCCAAACAGAGAGGAAGAGGCTGGAGAAGGACCTGCAGACAGCCAGGGCCAATCAGAGTAAAGCACTGACGGAaag ATTGAAGTTGCATTCCCAGAGAAGTAAGTTAGTCAGAGAACTGGAAGAAACTGCGCGGCTCGCCTCCTCGCTCCACTCCCAGCTGAAAAG CCTCTCTGCCAGCACTCTGTCCTGTTCCTCGGGCAGCAGTCGGGGGTCTCTGAGCTCCAGCAGAGGTTCCCTCACCACCTCGAGCCAGGGCTCCTCTTCCTCGCTCAGCTTCACAGACCTGTACTTGGAGCAGCTGGAGCCGTCCGACTGTGACTACCAGTATAAGCTGGACTTCATGCTGCAGGAGGGGACCGCTGGCTTCCGGCCGTCCAGCTCCATCACAACCATCCACGAGAACGAGGTGATCAAGACCCCCAACCTGGACCCTAGCTCCCAGGTTCAGGCTCTGCGTCTGTCTCCGAGGTCCTCCCTGTCCTCCCTGTCCCCCCCCTGCTCCCCGCTGGTGACGGACTCTCACTTCTTGTCTGGAGACGCCTTCCTCAGCCAGGACGGCGCTGGGCTCAGTCTGGAGGTACAGAGCAGGCTTCCGGAGCTCCGCTTGGAAAACCACGAGACCAGGGGAGGATATGCAGGACCTGTCCCCCCGGATCAGTGCAGCGGCCAGGAGCCTGGGGTCAAACAGCATGCCGTACCGAAAG AAGCCGGGGCCCAAGCGAAGATTCTGGGGCCCGTGTTGAGAAAGGCAGGGGTTTCTTCAGCAGTGTCTGACCAATCAGTGGCCGGAGACAGTGGAGTGTGCGAGCCGTCAGAGCCACG ACCCAGTCAGCCGTCCGATGTGTTTCACGGTGAAGAAGGAGGATCTCAGGGCACTGCGCAGATCCAGCTGGGAATGCAGTACGACGCTAAAGAGAAGAGATTCACACTGTTTCTAATGCAGATTCGCAGCGCCGCAGCGCTGGCAGTGCCACCAGAGGAGAAAGT GTATGTCCGTGCCGCAGTGCTCCCCTGCTCCGAAACCACCAGCTGTCTCTTCCGAAGCAGGCCTCTGTTCCCCTGCGAGAGCCTGCAGTTCAGTGAGGTGTTCTGGGTCTCTGTGTCGCACAGCGCTCTGCGACAGAAGACTCTGCGAGTGGACGTCTGCTGCACGACTCCATCTCATCGGGAGGACTGCCTG GCTGGGGCTCAGATTAGCCTTGCTGAAGTGAGCAGCCTTGGGGAGAGGTCTACAAGCTGGTACAACCTTCTCAACTACAAGGACGTGAAGGAGCTCAGGAAGCAGCACACAGACACGGAGGGAGAG GATTCTGTCTCTGATCTCCTGGAGGAAACTGCAGCAGAGCTGGAAGCTGTAGAGAAAAGGGCGGACGATCCAGAAAACACACCGACTGCAGAGGAGGAGTG GCACAGGCAGCACTTAGAGGCTGAATTCTGGGAGGACGGAGGCTGCagtgacgaggaggaggaggaggaagaggagggacgagaggaggaggaggagtctggCACAGAAACAGCTGGCAGGGAGGGAGAGCAGGAACTGGCTTCAGAAAAG GTGGATAAAGAGACCAACACTGACAGCATTGCAAAGCCTGCTTCGGTGGTGCGCCCCAAGGAGAGACGAGGCCCCATTGCCCAGCAGAACCCCTTCATTAGAGGAAGCACAATCATCCGCTCAAAAACATTCTCTCCCGGGGCCCAGAGTCGATACGTATGCAGG ATAAACAGAAGCGACAGCGACAGCTCCACCCTGAAGGGTGCTTTTGTTCGAAACGCTTCTGAGCGACGCAGCGTCCGGGTGAAGAAG cCTCTGCTTGAAGCGAAGGCTCTGGAGGGCGGGCTGCTGCGCACATCCCTGGATTTGGAGCTGGACCTGCAGGCATCTCGGACCAGGGAGAGCCGGCTCAGCCAGGAGGTCCTGGTGCTGCGGGAGCTGAAGGAGCAGCTGGAGCAGGCAAAGGCGCGGGGGCACACGGAGCTGCCCGAGTGGGTCAGCGAGGATGAGAGGTTCAGACTGCTCCTCAGACAAGCAGAGAAACAG ACTCCAGGAGAGCACTCGCAGGAGCAGCGAGTGGAGAGGATGATGAAGACGGCAGCTAAGGACGTGCACAGGATACGAGGGCAGAGCCACAAGGGGGATCTGGAGGTGCAGAGTTTCCG AGAGAAGATGGCATTTTTCACCCGAGCGAAGATTAATATACCCGATCTACCTGTGGAGGATGTTTAA
- the LOC131699498 gene encoding arginine--tRNA ligase, cytoplasmic-like: MADRVAEYTSRIQQQEREVRSLSAEIEKLKNPETAGFSSHLEGLREENAKLKYRLNILKKSLQEESSKCSKNMININERLQETFGDAIRAAYPHLENAPLAVTPNQQPRFGDYQCNSAMAMAQMMKSKGQKVSPREIAENIVKNIPDNEIIERVEIAGPGFINVHLRKDFVSKLLTSLLVNGVQPAAAGPKKKVVVDFSSPNIAKEMHVGHLRSTIIGDSMCRLFEFLGHEVIRLNHVGDWGTQFGMLIAHLQDTFPDYLTASPPIGDLQAFYKESKKRFDNEEEFKKRAYQCVVKLQSKDPAFIKAWSSICDVSRQEFQKVYDCLDIQLIERGESFYQDMMTEVVKEFEDKGLVQVDEGRRVVFAPGCAVPLTVVKSDGGYTYDTSDLAALRHRLFEEKADIIIYVTDSGQAGHFQIIFAAAQMIGWYDPKVTRVEHAGFGVVLGEDKKKFKTRSGDTVRLMDLLDEGLKRSMDKLKDKERDKVLTPAELEAAQKAVAFGCVKYADLSHNRINDYVFSFDKMLDDRGNTAAYLLYAFTRIRSIARLANIDEASLRKAAGSTEVVLDHEKEWKLGKCILRFPEILQKILEDLLLHTLCDYLYELATTFTEFYDNCYCVEKDRHTGNVVKVNMWRMLLCDATAIVMAKGFDILGIKPVQRM, from the exons ATGGCAGACCGTGTCGCGGAATACACGTCCCGAATTCAACAGCAG GAGCGCGAGGTCCGATCTCTTTCTGCTGAGATTGAGAAGTTGAAGAATCCGGAGACAGCAGGCTTCTCGTCACATCTGGAAGGGCTACGGGAGGAGAACGCAAAACTCAAATATCGTCTGAATATTCTGAAGAAG AGCCTCCAGGAGGAAAGCAGCAAGTGTAGTAAAAACATGATCAACATCAATGAGAGGCTCCAGGAAACCTTCGGGGACGCCATCCGGGCCGCCTACCCACACCTGGAGAACGCCCCCCTGGCTGTGACTCCCAACCAGCAGCCCAGGTTCGGAGATTATCAGTGCAACAGTGCCATGGCAATGGCTCAG ATGATGAAGTCAAAAGGACAGAAGGTCAGTCCGAGGGAAATTGCAGAGAATATTGTCAAGAACATTCCTGACAATGAGATCATTGAGAGAGTGGAGATCGCCGGACCAG GGTTTATCAATGTGCATCTCAGAAAGGACTTTGTGTCTAAACTGCTGACAAGCCTGCTGGTCAACGGTGTGCAGCCTGCAGCAGCAGGACCCAAGAAAAAG GTCGTTGTGGATTTCTCTTCTCCTAACATTGCCAAGGAGATGCACGTGGGTCACCTGAGGTCCACGATCATCGGAGACAGCATGTGCAGGCTCTTTGAGTTTCTGGGACACGAAGTCATAAG GTTAAATCACGTAGGTGACTGGGGGACACAGTTCGGCATGCTAATCGCACACCTTCAGGACACATTCCCAGACTACCTGACAGCCTCTCCTCCCATCGGAGACCTCCAGGCCTTCTACAAA GAGTCTAAGAAGCGTTTTGACAACGAGGAAGAGTTCAAAAAGCGTGCGTACCAGTGTGTGGTGAAGCTGCAGAGCAAAGACCCTGCCTTTATTAAAGCATGGAGTTCAATCTGCGACGTCTCCAGGCAAG AGTTTCAGAAGGTCTATGACTGTCTGGATATCCAGCTGATTGAAAGGGGCGAGTCTTTTTATCAGGATATGATGACGGAAGTGGTGAAGGAATTTGAAGACAAAG GGCTAGTGCAGGTGGATGAAGGGCGTCGAGTGGTGTTCGCCCCGGGCTGTGCCGTGCCCCTGACGGTTGTGAAGTCAGATGGAGGTTACACCTACGACACCTCGGACCTGGCAGCTCTGAGACACAGACTGTTTGAGGAGAAGGCAGATATCATCATCTATGTGACGGACAGTGGGCAG GCTGGTCACTTCCAGATCATATTCGCAGCAGCACAGATGATTGGCTGGTACGACCCCAAGGTGACCAGAGTGGAGCATGCTGGCTTCGGAGTAGTGCTGGGGGAGGACAA GAAGAAGTTCAAGACCAGGTCAGGGGACACGGTTCGACTGATGGACCTCTTGGACGAGGGACTGAAGCGCTCCATGGACAAACTGAAGGACAAGGAAAGAGACAAG GTATTAACCCCTGCAGAGCTGGAAGCTGCCCAGAAGGCGGTGGCGTTTGGCTGTGTGAAATACGCGGATCTCTCGCACAACCGCATCAACGACTACGTCTTCTCCTTTGACAAGATGCTGGATGACCGAGGGAACACTGCAGCCTACCTTCTGTACGCCTTCACCAGGATCAG GTCCATCGCGCGGCTGGCTAACATCGACGAGGCCTCGCTGCGCAAGGCGGCTGGCAGCACGGAGGTGGTCCTGGACCACGAGAAGGAGTGGAAGCTGGGGAAGTGCATCCTGAGGTTCCCTGAGATCCTGCAGAAGATCCTGGAGGATCTGCTGCTCCACACGCTGTGTGACTACCTGTATGAGCTTGCCACCACCTTCACTGAGTTCTACGACAACTGCTACTGCGTGGAGAAGGACCGGCACACCG